In the Scylla paramamosain isolate STU-SP2022 unplaced genomic scaffold, ASM3559412v1 Contig1, whole genome shotgun sequence genome, agagagagagagagagagagagagagagagagagagagagagagagagagatattgctatgacttccaccaccactactaccaccaccaccatcaccactaccactactactactactactactactattagaggaggtgaagatgttgaagggagaggtgagaggccagtgagagggagatggagatgaTGGGAGAGTCTTCATATGCCATCACCTTcctgacctgagagagagagagagagagagagagagagagagagagagagagagagagagagagagagagagagagagagagagagagagagagagtatcagaAAAACATTGATAGTAAGATTAAAGTGGGTActccaacttctctctctctctctctctctctctctctctctctctctctctctctctctctctctctctctctctctctctctctctctctcatacacagaCAGTTAAATGTTTGTCTGAGCTGcaaaaggaatgtgtgtgtgtgtgtgtgtgtgtgtgtgtgtatagattaAGTAAGATTAGTTTGTGTTACACTAGAGATGAAGTAGTTTTCTAGATACTTGATAGCTTGTTAGTTTatgttaggtgagattaggttaggttaggttaggttaggttaggttaagtttggttaggttaggttaggttaagtttggttaggttaggttaggttaagtttggttaggttaggttaagtttggttaggttaggttaggttaagtttggttaggttaggttaagtttggttaggttaggttaagtttggttaggttaggttaggttaagtttggttaggttagattaggttaagtttggttaggttaggttaggttaagtttggttaggttaggttaggttaggttaggttaggttaggttaagtttggttaggttaggttaggttaagtttggttaggttaggttaagctaagtttggttaggttaggttaagtttggttaggttaggttaggttaagtttggttaggttaggttaggtgagataaggttaggttagtttcagttaggttaggttaagttaggtgagagtaggttaggttaaatttgttAGGATTGGTTAGGTGAGGAGAGGTTAAGATAGCttcaattaggttaggttaagttaggttaggttaggtaaggttgaatttagttaggttaaataAGGCTAAATAATGTTAGTTGCTTTAGTTAAgaataaattaggttaggttcggttaggttaagttaggttaggtcagataagGTTAAATAACGTTAAttgttttaggttaggttaggttaagttaggttagtttaggttaggttaggttaggttaggttaggttaggttagtttaggttaggttaggttaggttaggttaggtaaggttaggttaggttagtttaggttaggttaggttaggttaggttagtttaggttaggttggagaTGAGATACTTTTATAAGATAATTGAGCTGCTGTCATGTGGCTTCAgttgacctgtgtgtgtgtgtgcgtgtgtgtgtatggcttcTTTGATGGTTTTATGTTATGGGATAAAGATGGAAGTtaacgctgtgtgtgtgtgtgtgtgtgttttgttagttttttctttcttttttacattctttttttattattacctttGTTAATGGCTGTTTTGAAGTGCAGTCACGGAAGAGGGAAgtaatgagaagaggaggaggagcaggaggaggaggagaggcaggagagagaaagagaagtaggaagagagcggagaagtgaaaaaaacaaatgataataaaaaataacaataataataacaatggccatcattatcataaaaaaataataatgatagagaACAGACactaggtagatagatagatacatagatagatagatagatagtagtagtagtagtagtagtagtagtagtatgacgaagacgaatgaggaagaggaggaggaggaagaagaaaaaaggcaagaaagataagctcaagaaaataattaaatcaacaaagcaataaatagtactctctctctctctctctctctctctctctctctctctctctctctctctctctctctctctctctctctctctctctctctcaattacctGCATAAGAGTTTGATTAATGGTCGCTGGGAAGATTTTTAACAgtgacctctgtgtgtgtgtatgtgtgtgtgtgtgtgtgtgtgtgttgagtgtgaaGTCACGCAGGCAGGAAGGTTTTGAAAGGCGAGGAAGAAAACACCTCTTGTCATTTTGGTTGGCACGTCTTGTTTGGAAATGTTTgcagtccagagagagagagagagagagagagagagagagagagagagagagagagagagagagagagagagagagagagagagagattcagatatGTAAGCTTTGTTCATTAAAAGATTTCGTACTGTTaaaagcaatctctctctctctctctctctctctctctctctctctctctctctctctctctctctctctctctctctctctctctctctctctctcaagtggacACGTACATGAGTTGTTCTGTTCCTTTTAATCTTAAGTCGCTTATATGGAAATCAGAAGAAACATAGGAAATAGccttagtaggaggaggaggaggaggaagaggaggaggaggaggaggaggaggaggaggaagaggaggaggaggaggaggaggagtattatAAGCAGTGAGAAGGTGGTGTTTGGCTCACTCCTTTTCTTATGTGTGTTGGGGACAGAAACTCGTGGTGAAGGGTGTCAGAAGGTAAGGGTTGGTGCAGTGACCCGTCAGGCTTACAGGTGGCTGTCGTAAGGTGGCTGGGGCTTGTTGGCTGTACAGGTGGTCATTGAAAGGTTacagttcttttctttattattattattatttattttttatgtatagaGGCACAGGTCAAGGGCATCAAAATTAActtaaaaagaataattaatgtTGGAAATACAAACTGTCATGTAGAGGTTCACAGTTCTTTTAATTTCtacctttttgttttattttattttttatttgattgtGTATGAGGAGCACCGGTAAGGACaacgaaggaacgaaagaaaaagaaaaaaaagtcttgctgAGGTGCCCAaggaaagcttaaaaaaaaaaaaatgataattcaAGACTgcaggataaatgtcttgaaaaaaTGACAGTTTGAGGCGCAGTAACGTGACCTGAAAATAAAAACTGTAATGATTGCTTTGTCGAtgctaaaaataagaataatctCAGTTTTCTGTGTaatttttagggattttttaAGTTCATTGTGATTTTTGCGACACATTGTATAATTTAATTGTGTCTGTCTGcatctctcatccctctccatgcttttgtctatttatttatctatttatttatttatctattttcctatGGCTTCCTATTGACTTTATACTAGTGACACGATAACTGAGTCTGCTGCAGTCATATACTATCTTGGCtatgcattactactactactactactactactacgtctactactactactactactactactactactactactacgtctaccactactactattactactactactactactactactactactactactactactactactactactactactactattaccgtaTCGTCACCACCTTTACAACTATTGCTACTCCAGTTGTTGAGCACTCTTTTGTCTCCTGATctccttttaacattttcttcctgtctcctttcagCACTGTGGTCCTGTCTGCTTTTAAAACCTATCATGAAGACTGAACCCCTACTAACTTGGCCCTACTAACGACCTTGCGTCCCTATATTTTCAGGTCCTCTGTTAGGGAACGCACGAGTAACGCTAGAGAGTTGCTGTACTTGCAAAAATGGCCAGGTATACGAGTAATTGTTGTCCTGTTGAAGTAATTCGCCAAGTTCCCGCCTCTGTCATGACCATTCTGAGCGTGTTGCTGgtcctcatccctgccttcaCCGGATACCAGTTCTGGAATTATACAAGGTGTACAGGTGAGggaaggctaggttaggttaggttgggttaccttaggttaggttaggtcaggttaggtttttttttttttttttttttttttatgtaggaaggaaggaaggttaggttgggttaggttaagttgagtttaggttaggttaggtcaggttaggttaagttaggacaGGTAGTACTGAAACAATGCCTGTTTtgtgtgagggaagaaggggaggaatgaacgttgggaggagagagagagagagagagagagagagagagagagaaaattgaagggaatggaaagggtGCACGTGTCTTCGAGTAAAcattaactacacacacacacacacacacacacacacacacacacacacacacacacacacacacacacacacacacacacacacacacacacacacacacacacacacacacacacacacacacacacacacacacacacacacacacacacacacaaatactacTTTCTTACagccttctttcttgttttctctgtgTGTTTCTCCAGAGGCGTGTCAGTATGGACATGGATTCATTCTGGACCAGTGCTGCTACGTCCCTGTGTTCATGAATATGACGTGGGCTGAAGCCAGGAAGTACTGCAAGAGAATGGGCGGCCCCACGGCTGACCTGGCCTGCCCTCTCAGCAACTACGCTCTTAGATACGAATTAGACAGAGTGAATttacgtaagtgtgtgtgctggtggtggtagtaacagtaatagtgatgatgctGGTGACTGTTCGCATGCCCTGGTgtagtaacagtggtggtggagatagtaataataggtgtgtgtgtgtgtgtgtgtgtgtgtgtgtgtgtgtgaacttccCACTGAAATTTAGTATACAAGATGCATTTAGTATTTAATGTTTATATTCACGTACTGTGATCAATATATTATGAACTACtgtatccgtctgtctgtctgtctgtctatctgcctatctgtccatctgtctgtcaatctaaACAAAACGAGCTAAAATTTACGCACCAGAACTGAAATCCCAAATGCTCCacacatacctaacctaacctaacctaacccaacataacTTACACAAACGTTATAAAGCAACACACCTTGCAATCCACAGCCCTTGGTCACCGCATGTGGGTCGGCATCTCCACCAACATCTACTGTGTGACTCGCTTCGTGACTGGCATGAAGATCAGCTGCATGCACCACATGTGTCCGCcagataaagggaaaaattgtAGCTACACACTGAAAACAAACGTGGGTTATTATCCTTATGGCTACCGGACCACCAGCTGTAATGATGAGAATTACTTCGTATGTGAAATGCCTATTGAGTgactgtgtggtgtggtggtgtggtgtggtgtggtgtggtgtggcgtggtgtggtgtggtgtggtgtggtgaggtgtggtgtggtgaggtgtggtgtggtgtggtgtggtgtggtgttcaTGTCAGTGCCTTGCGTACGAAGTGAACAACGCCAGACATATTCTTCTGGGTCAACTGCACCAGTACCTCATCACTTTAAATGAACACACTCAaccttcttaaccctttcactgctagacaggTGTTTCCCTTTAACTTGTGTACCCTTTTATGCATTACTTGTGTGCTAAACTCTCTTGCAATAGTTCTGTGGCCTTAAAAGACAAAGTTAACCTTTTgtgctctcttttctctctcctgtgtgtctgtgcagTGTTTATGGTGGTGTAAAGGTTAGCGaagcagtagaagcagtagaAAGGTTTATGTGCAGCACTTCACTTCTCGCTGATTAATCCCAATTCCTTTTATATCTTGTCGTTTTTAGCGATTTTTACTGGATTTTGACCCCATCACAGtgttatcaccatcactatttaaCCAACCATTTTAGTGGCCTTCATCCTCCTGTAGCGGCGCAATCTGACTGTGACGTCCAGcgccttccttttttatttatttattttcatttttattagtgAGTCAATTAATCCATCACGGTGGTGTGTATAgcattctggtggtggtggtggtggtggtggtggtggcggtgcttgtattttttacaatttattctattttgttatttatttgttcatattctattttattttgttattactatttgtttgagagagagagagagagagagagagagagagagagagagagagagagagagagagagagagagagagagagagagagatccctaacagcaacaacaacagcaacaacaacaacaaagtaatCCTACAAGTTTTAGCAGATTAGGTCAGCAGTGgcgttgtgtttgtgttggggAGGCTCACCCGCTACATTACTGTGAGGACGAAGCGTGTCCGGCAATGTCAGAGAGCAATGGAGGAACTTTTAGTCACGTTCGTTGTGCAAAACTTCACAGCTGGTGCGTGGCCCCGTCAAGGCGGAAGTGAGGGACCTTACTACACTGAACCACTTCTGCacaccacctccattactttgaAAAGCTTCTACTTGGAGTGACACCGGTTTTTAAgggtctttttattattctagtgacagattaacaggatttctacaATGTTATAGCTGAAATAATCTTGAGAACCCCGActaatgatctctgtggccttgaaaaacagtcgtggtgagagattgaagcgtttcagaatatgagcgGAAGTCTCCCTTACCGGCGCCCTGAGTAAAGTACCGAGAGATGCAGCACTTGACAAGATTTCTCAGTGCTTCATCCCTTGCAatggtaaaccctggaactccc is a window encoding:
- the LOC135095819 gene encoding uncharacterized protein LOC135095819; this translates as MARYTSNCCPVEVIRQVPASVMTILSVLLVLIPAFTGYQFWNYTRCTEACQYGHGFILDQCCYVPVFMNMTWAEARKYCKRMGGPTADLACPLSNYALRYELDRVNLPLGHRMWVGISTNIYCVTRFVTGMKISCMHHMCPPDKGKNCSYTLKTNVGYYPYGYRTTSCNDENYFVCEMPIE